The Methanopyrus kandleri AV19 DNA segment TCATAGGTACGATGATAGTGGCGCTCGTAGCCTTCACCCTCGCGGCCGTGTACAAGCTCCACGCCCTGCGCCTTCTCGGCCTCTAATCCCTTCGTAGGGGGTGCTTGAGGTGCCCGAGAAAGCCGAACCGGCCGAGGGCTGGCCCGTGGTCGAGGGAGACTACGTCGTAGGTGATCCCGAGGCTCCCGTCCACGTGGTCACGCTCGGATCCCACATCGAGGAGGACATCCTGAAGGCCGCCGGTGAGGACAAGGTAGCCATCGCCGGCCCCTGTAAGACCGAGAACATCGGAATCGAGAAGGTCATAGCCAACGTCATCGCCAACCCGAACATCAGGTTCGGCGTGCTCTGCGGTGCGGAGGTAACCGGTCACCTCACGGGTCAGTGCTTCAAGGCCATGTACGAGAACGGTGTCGATCCGGACTCCGGAGAGATCATCGGGGCGGAGGGCGCCATCCCGTACCTGGAGAACATCCCGGAAGAGGCCGTTGAGCGCTACCGGGACCAGATCGTGGAGCTCGTCGACCTCATCGACGTCGAGGACGTCGACGAGATCGTCAAGGCGATCGAGGAGTGCGTGGAGAAGGACCCCGGAGCGTACGAGGAAGGTCCGATGACCATCTCCCTCGAGGAGGAAGAAGAGGAGGAACTCGCGGAAGTCGCCGGAATGCCGGTGTCCGCGGAGACCGTGACCGTGGAGTACCGCATTAACGACGTGCGAGTCGGAGTTAAGAGCATCGGCGCCATGCAGAGATACATGGCGGGCTACCTCTCAGGACGCACGATGGGATTGCTGATAGGGATCATCTCAGGTATGATCTTCCTGTTCCTGCCAATGGTCGTCCTGGGTGGCGTCTGAGGGGGCAGTCACGTTGGCGGAAGAGGAGTCCGTTCCCAAGATGGTCGCTCCGGAAGACGACATCCGTGAAATCCACTCACGCTTGGACGAAATCGAGCGTCGCCTGGACTTCGTGTGGGGTGAAGTTTACCAGCGCTTCGGCAAGAGGATCGGTCGAGACATAGGGATCCTTTACGGTCTGGTGATCGGGCTGTACCTGTGTATGCTTTACATCCTGCTGGGAGTAGCGTTCAGGTGACAACCTTGGGGGTGTTGGACCGTTGTTCTACTACCCGGGTAAGGAGCAGAAGGTGTGCGACATCTGCGGTGTGAAGGTCGGTGGCCAGCCCGGTGAGTACCCGACCGTGCTAGCCGGTACCATCTTCTATGCCGGACACAAGATCGTGAAGGACGAGGACAAGGGGATCTTCGACGAGGAGGCCGCCGAGGAGCTCATCAAGATGGAGGAGGAACTCGCCGACGAGACCGGTAACCCGATGATGGCCCACATCATGGGTGAGTCAGAAGAGGCCATCATCCGCTACCTCGACTGGGTAGCCGACGTTACCGACGCACCCATCATCGTGGACTCCACCGAAGCCGAGGTCAAGGTCGCGGCGGTAAAGCACGCTCAGGAGGTCGGCCTCGCCGAGCGGGTGGTCTACAACTCGATCAACGCCTCCGTCGAGGACGAGGAGATCCAGGCCATCAAGGAGTCCGACTGCAACTCGGCGATCGTCCTGGCCTTCAACCCGATGGACGCTTCCGTCGAGGGCCGTATGAAAATCCTCACCGAGGGCGAGGAGGGAGTATCCGAGAAGGGCATGCTGGAGATCTCCGACGAGTGTGGCATCGAGAACCCGCTGATCGACACAGCCTACACGCCGTTCGGCTCCGGTGCGGGTACCGCTTACAAGGTGACGCTCGCGGTGAAGGCCAAGCTGGGCCTGCCGGTGGGCGGTGCGCCCCACAACGTGCCGTCCGCTTGGGACTGGCTACGTGACTTCATGAAGAAGCTCAAGGAGGAAGGCAAGGAAGAGTGGGCCGAGCTAGCCCACGAGTCCTCCGACTGGGGCTCCAACGTAGTGGCGGCGACGCTGTGCTGCGACTACCTGCTGTTCGGTCCGATCGAGAACGCGCCGGCGATCTGGCCGGTCGTCGCCATGGTCGACGCGCTGATCGTCGAGGCCAACGAGGACGTCGGCGTCGAGCCGCAGGTGGAGGAGCACCCGGCCAACATCGTCCGCTAACGCCACAGACCCCGTTTTTTTCGCTTCCAACAGTCTCTCCCGGGCGTACTCGACCGCGTACGGATTCTCGTCCGAGAACCTCGGACCGTACCGCTCCAGAACATCCTCGATTTTCTCGTAACACTCGCTCGGGACGCGACCCGTGGTCGCATCCCAGCCGAACAGATTTTCCACGCGCTTAAGCCACTCGCCCACGCCCTTGGCCCCGTGCTCCAGCATGGCCTCGATCCACTCGTCGTTCGCCAGCTTCTGCTCCACGAGCCGCACCAGCTCCTCCTCGATGGGTCTCGTGATCACCCTATGCGGGTCCGTCGTGTCGTGGTGGTAGCACTCCACACGCTCGCCCGAGTGGTGCTCGGCGGCCGCCACCATCCCCCCGTGGAACGCGAAATGGCAGCAGCAGCTCAGCACATCCCACTCGTGCGAGGACTGGTTGACGGAGACGGCCCTCACGGTCGAGAGCGCCCGTCGGAACTCGGAGAAGGCCTCCTCACCGTACACGTCACTGCCGTAGGCGTACCCACCCCACCGCACGTACACGTCCGCGAGATCGGATCTGTCGTCCCATGCGGAGGCGTGTACGGCGTAGTTCACCCCGGCCCCGTACGCTCCCGGTGGATCCCCGAAGATGCGATGGTCGAGGGCGTGCTTCCTGACGAAGTTCCACCCTTCCGGTTCGTCCAACTCCCTCACGGCCTCGAATACCTCGTCGAGGAACTTCACCAGGTTCGGGAACGCATCACGAAACATTCCGCTTATCCTCACCACCACGTCGATCCGGGGCCGTTCCAGCTCCTCCAACGGCACTACCTCGAAGCCGCTCACGATACCGGATTCGTCCCACTCGGGTCTCACGCCCAGGAGCCACATCACCTGGGATAGAACCTCTCCGCCGGTTCGCATCACGTCCGACGCCCACAGCACGATACCGACGGACTCCGGGTAGCGTCCGTGCTCCTCCAGGTACCTCTCGATGGTGTTCTCGGCCAACTTCTTCCCGACCTTCCATGCCCTGCGGGTCGGGACCTTCCGCGGGTCTACGGAGTAGAAGTTCTTCCCCGTGGGAAGGACGTCGACGTCCCCACGGGTCGGGTTACCGGCCGGTCCAGGCTCGACGTAGCATCCGTCCAGGGCCTCCAGCGTACGGTCGATCTCCCGTTCGCACGCGAGTAACCGACTCAACACACTCCGCACGAACTCCTTCGCCTCGTCGGGGACGTGTTTCCGGAGCTCCTCTTCGAGCTCCAACCTCGGCACCCCGGGCGTTGGTAGCACGAAAGCGATTCAAGGTAATACAGAATAAGTGTTCGGGGATCACCGTTGCGAGTCCTGTGCGTATGCTCCGGCACGATGTTGAAAGCCGCCCGAGACGTCGCGGAGCGGTTCTCCGAGCTGAAAATCGACGTAGCTTACCAGGACGATCCGATCGACCCGAATCGGTACGACCTCATCGTGCTACTGAAGGTAACGAACGTGAACCTTCCGACGGATCACGACGCCGAGGTCGTCGCCGTGCCCCTCGACGGTTCCACCGGGATACAGCATCTGAACACTGCCCCGTCGAGCGTCGTCGAGCGGGCCGCGGAGTACCTGGAGAAGGGCGGGAAGGAAAACCTCGAGAATGAGCGCGGGTTCGAGTCGTTCGAGAAGCTCGGTGTACCCGTCCTGAACGCCGTGGTGTCGTGGTACACCGACCGGGACGGGTGGCGGGAGTCCGAGGGAGGGCTCTCACCGGCCGACGTGGCGTACGGAATATCCCTGGCGGAGCTCCAGGGTAGGATCGATCCGGTGCTGGTCGGGACCAAGCGCGATCGTGGAGAGTTCGAGCCCTTACCCGAGCGGTGCCGGCTCGCCGCACGACGTGCCATCCGGTGGGCTCGACTCAGGCGCAAGGACCCCGCCGAGCGTCGCGTCGCCGTGGTGCTCAACAACGGGATATGCTCCGGAGGGGAGGCGAGGATCGGTGCTGCTATGGGACTGGACACGTTCGAGAGTCTCGCTCGACTGCTGCAGCACATGGCCGAGGAGGGGTACCGGCTCGACTGGGTACCCAGGGACGGTCGGGAGCTGGAGCGCGAGTTCTTCCGGAGGAAGGCCTTCGACGAGTTCAAGCGCACGCGCGTGGAGGATATCGTCGCGTCCGGTGGGGCCGTGGACCTCGTTCCCCTCGATA contains these protein-coding regions:
- the mtrA gene encoding tetrahydromethanopterin S-methyltransferase subunit A; amino-acid sequence: MPEKAEPAEGWPVVEGDYVVGDPEAPVHVVTLGSHIEEDILKAAGEDKVAIAGPCKTENIGIEKVIANVIANPNIRFGVLCGAEVTGHLTGQCFKAMYENGVDPDSGEIIGAEGAIPYLENIPEEAVERYRDQIVELVDLIDVEDVDEIVKAIEECVEKDPGAYEEGPMTISLEEEEEEELAEVAGMPVSAETVTVEYRINDVRVGVKSIGAMQRYMAGYLSGRTMGLLIGIISGMIFLFLPMVVLGGV
- the mtrG gene encoding tetrahydromethanopterin S-methyltransferase subunit MtrG; protein product: MAEEESVPKMVAPEDDIREIHSRLDEIERRLDFVWGEVYQRFGKRIGRDIGILYGLVIGLYLCMLYILLGVAFR
- the mtrH gene encoding tetrahydromethanopterin S-methyltransferase subunit H; translated protein: MFYYPGKEQKVCDICGVKVGGQPGEYPTVLAGTIFYAGHKIVKDEDKGIFDEEAAEELIKMEEELADETGNPMMAHIMGESEEAIIRYLDWVADVTDAPIIVDSTEAEVKVAAVKHAQEVGLAERVVYNSINASVEDEEIQAIKESDCNSAIVLAFNPMDASVEGRMKILTEGEEGVSEKGMLEISDECGIENPLIDTAYTPFGSGAGTAYKVTLAVKAKLGLPVGGAPHNVPSAWDWLRDFMKKLKEEGKEEWAELAHESSDWGSNVVAATLCCDYLLFGPIENAPAIWPVVAMVDALIVEANEDVGVEPQVEEHPANIVR